In Molothrus ater isolate BHLD 08-10-18 breed brown headed cowbird chromosome 23, BPBGC_Mater_1.1, whole genome shotgun sequence, a single genomic region encodes these proteins:
- the SLC25A33 gene encoding solute carrier family 25 member 33, producing the protein MAGGPQENTLLHLFAGGCGGTVGAIFTCPLEVIKTRLQSSKLAFRTVYYPQVQLGTISGEGMVRPTSVSPGLFSVLKSILEKEGPRSLFRGLGPNLVGVAPSRAVYFACYSKAKEQFNSMFVPNSNIVHICSAGSAAFITNSLMNPIWMVKTRMQLERKVRGSKPMNALQCARYVYQTEGVRGFYRGLTASYAGISETIICFAIYESLKKHLKEVQLPPSSNGTERTSTSFFGLMVAAAVSKGCASCIAYPHEVIRTRLREEGTKYKAFLQTARLVAREEGYLAFYRGLFAQLIRQIPNTAIVLSTYELIVYLLEDYAK; encoded by the exons ATGGCGGGCGGCCCGCAGGAGAACACCTTGCTGCACCTCTTCGCCGGGGG GTGTGGAGGAACAGTTGGAGCCATCTTTACCTGTCCCTTAGAGGTGATAAAGACGAGGCTTCAGTCTTCAAAGCTGGCCTTCAGGACTGTCTACTACCcccaggtgcagctggggaCCATCAGTGGGGAAGGAATGGTCAGGCCAACAtctgtgtcccctgggctcTTCAGTGTTCTCAA gtCAATTCTGGAAAAAGAAGGACCAAGGTCACTCTTCCGAGGGCTGGGTCCAAACTTGGTTGGAGTTGCACCATCAAG AGCTGTCTATTTTGCCTGCTACTCCAAAGCCAAAGAGCAGTTTAACAGCATGTTTGTGCCCAACAGCAACATTGTGCACATCTGTTCTGCAGGTTCTGCAG CCTTTATCACAAATTCCCTGATGAACCCTATATGGATGGTGAAAACAAGAATGCAGCTGGAACGGAA AGTGAGGGGCTCCAAACCAATGAATGCTTTGCAGTGTGCTAGATATGTTTACCAGACAGAAGGTGTCCGTGGTTTCTATAGGGGCCTGACTGCCTCCTATGCAGGGATTTCTGAGACCATTATCTGCTTTGCTATttatgaaagtttaaaaaagcaCTTAAAGGAAGTCCAGCTGCCCCCTTCCTCTAATGGGACCGAGAGGACCTCGACAAGCTTCTTTGGACTGatggttgctgctgctgtttccaagGGCTGTGCCTCCTGTATTGCTTATCCTCATG AGGTGATCCGGACGCGCCTGCGGGAGGAGGGCACCAAGTACAAGGCTTTCCTGCAGACAGCACGGCTGGTGGCACGGGAGGAGGGCTACCTGGCCTTCTACAGAGGACTCTTTGCCCAGCTGATCAGGCAGATCCCAAACACAGCCATCGTCCTGTCCACCTACGAGCTGATCGTGTACCTCTTGGAAGACTACGCAAAGTAG
- the TMEM201 gene encoding transmembrane protein 201 isoform X3, whose translation MDGAGLGVTACAAAAGLLLYRIARRKKPTHVTVNCWFCNQDTVVPYGNRNCWDCPNCEQYNGFQENGDYNKPIPAQYMEHLNHVVSGSPTFCDPTKPQQWVSSQILLCKKCNNHQTMKIKQLASFSPREEGKYDEEIEVYKHHLEQTYKLCRPCQAAVEYYIKHQNRQLRALLLSHHFRRRETDKSYSQSLCSSSSSTSITTPAQVILLRFLAFLSCAFLVLMALYGSGDPFSLSTAVPAPGPAGPVWNRTGTSHRAGSDSGSDGGGGSSGHGWRELLRLLPERLLENLSEAWAYGKNHQMAVAVLGLFTCLLAMFLAGRIRLRRIDAFASLLWFLVMSLHLAERYLKADTPSWLDTAKFGTTSLCCLVGFTAAVATRKATGQRRPRPRRSEPEQ comes from the exons ATGGACGGAGCCGGGCTGGGCGTCACCGCCTGCGCCGCGGCCGCGGGGCTGCTGCTCTACCGCATCGCGCGGAG GAAGAAGCCCACGCACGTGACGGTGAACTGCTGGTTCTGCAACCAGGACACGGTGGTGCCCTACGGGAACCGCAACTGCTGGGACTGCCCCAACTGCGAGCAGTACAACGGCTTCCAGGAG AATGGAGACTACAACaagcccatccctgcccagtaCATGGAACACCTTAACCACGTCGTGTCGGGCAGTCCAACTTTCTGTGACCCTACCAAACCACAGCAGTGGGTGAGCAGCCAAATTCTGCTCTGCAAGAAATGCAACAACCATCAAACCatgaaaatcaaacagctgGCTTCATTCTCACCAAGGGAGGAG GGCAAGTACGATGAGGAGATTGAGGTGTACAAGCACCACCTGGAGCAGACCTACAAGCTGTGCCGCCCGTGCCAGGCTGCAGTGGAGTATTACATCAAGCACCAGAACCGGCAGCTGCGGGCGCTGCTGCTCAGCCACCACTTCAGGCGCCGGGAGACCGACAAGAGCTACAGCCAG agcctgtgttcatcctcctcttccacTTCCATCACCACGCCAGCTCAGGTGATCCTTCTGCGGTTCCTGGCCTTCCTCAGCTGTGCGTTCCTGGTTCTGATGGCCTTGTACGGGTCAGGCGACCCCTtctccctcagcacagctgtccctgctcctggccccGCTGGCCCCGTGTGGAACAGGACTGGCACGAGCCACCGTGCaggcagtgacagtggcagtgacGGTGGCGGTGGCAGCTCAGGGCACGGCTGGCGGGAGCTGCTCCGCCTGCTCCCGGAGCGCCTGCTGGAGAACCTGAGCGAGGCCTGGGCCTACGGCAAGAATCACCAgatggcagtggctgtgctggggctcttCACCTGCCTGCTGGCCATGTTCCTGGCTGGGCGCATCAG GCTCCGGCGAATCGACGCGTTTGCCTCGCTGCTGTGGTTCCTGGTGATGAGCCTGCACCTGGCCGAGCGGTACCTGAAGGCAGACACGCCCAGCTGGCTGGACACGGCCAAGTTTGGCACCAcgtccctgtgctgcctggtgGGCTTCACCGCAGCCGTGGCCACGCGGAAGGCGACGGGCCAGCGGAGACCCCGGCCCCGAAGGTCAGAGCCAGAGCAGTGA